One Burkholderia gladioli genomic window, GCCATCACCAGTTGCGCCGTCTGCGGCCTGGGGATCAGCTTCACGGTGATCTCGGTGACGATTGCGAACATGCCCTCGCTGCCGATCATCACGGCCAGCAGGTCGAGGCCGGGCGTGTCGAGCGCCAGCGAGCCGAACTCCACCACGTCGCCGTCGATCGTCACGGCGCGCACGCGTAGCACGTTGTGGACCGTCAGGCCGTACTTGAGGCAGTGCACGCCGCCCGAGTTCTCGGCGACGTTGCCGCCGATCGTGCAGGCGATCTGCGAGGACGGATCGGGCGCGTAGTAGAGCCCGTAAGGCGCGGCGGCCTCGGAGATGGCGATGTTGCGCACGCCGGGCTGGACCGTGGCGGTGCGCGCGTAGGAGTCGACCTCGACGATGCGCGTGAAGCGCGCCAGCGACACCACGATGCCGCTCTGGTTCGGCAGCGCGCCGCCCGACAGGCTGGTGCCGGCGCCGCGCGGCACGATCGGCACGTTCAGGCGGCGGCAGATCTGCACGATGCGCTGCACCTGCGATTCGGTCTCGGGCAGCGCCACCGCGAGCGGCAGGCGCCGGTAGGCGGCCAGCCCGTCGCATTCGTAGGCGGCGGTGTCCTCGTCGCGGTACAGCAGGCAATGGCTCGGCAGCACCGCCATCAGCGCCTGCACCACCTCCCGCTGGCGTTGCGCGCGGGTGGCGGCGTCGGCCATTGCGTTGCTGCCGGCCGCATGCGCGGCACCGCTGCTCGCGCCGCCTGCCTGGGCCTGGCCTTGGGCGATCGTGTTCATCTCGGCTCCTGGTCGGCGGGTGCGCGCCTCATGCGCGGTCGAGGCTGAAGATCTTGCCGGGATTCATCAGGTTGCGCGGGTCCAGCGCGAGCTTGATCGCGCGCATCGCGTCGATCGCCTCCTCGCCGTGCTCGGCGGCCAGGAAACGCATCTTGTGCAGGCCCACGCCGTGCTCGCCGGTGCAGGTGCCGCCCATGCGCAGCGCGCGCTCGACGATGCGCTGGTTGATCTGCTCGGCTTCCTCCAGCTCCTCGGGCTTGTCCGGGTCGAGCAGGATAGCGACGTGGAAGTTGCCGTCGCCGACATGGCCGACGATCGGGCAGGGCAGGGTCGAGGCGCGCAGGTCGATCTCGGTTTCCTCGACGCAGGCGGCCAGTTGCGAGATCGGCACGCAGACGTCGGTGGTCACCGCGCGGCAGCCCGGCTTGAGCTGCAGCATGCCGAAGAAGGCGTTGTGCCGCGCCGACCACAGCCGCGTGCGGTCCTCGGGGCGGGTGGCCCATTCGAAGTCCCGGCCGCCGTTGGCGGCGGCCAGTTCCTGTACGCGCTCGGCCTGCTCGCGCACGCCGGCCTCGGTGCCATGGAATTCGAAGAACAGGGTGGGCGCCTCGTTCAGCGTGAAGTTCGAATGGCGGTTGATGGCGCGGATGCCGAGCGCGTCGATGAACTCCACGCGCGCGATCGGCACGCCGGTCTGGATCGTCTCGATCACGCTGCGCACCGCGTCGCCCATCGAGGGGAAGGTGCAGATCGCCGCCGATACCGCCTCGGGCAGCGGGTGCAGGCGCAGCGTGATCGAGGTGATCACGCCGAGCGTGCCTTCCGAGCCGACCAGCAGGCGCGTCAGGTCGTAGCCGGCCGAGGACTTGCGGGCGCGGCTGCCGGTCCTGATCTGGCGGCCGTCGGCGAGCACGGCGGTGAGGCCCAGCACGTTCTCGCGCATGGTGCCGTAGCGCACGGCGTTGGTGCCGGAGGCGCGGGTGGCCGTCATGCCGCCGATGCTGGCGTCCGCGCCGGGGTCGATCGGGAAGAACAGGCCGGTGTCGCGCAGGCTTTCGTTGAGGGCCTTGCGCGTGATGCCGGGTTCGACCGTGACGGTCAGGTCGTCGGCGTCGATCGACAGCACGCGGTTCATGCGCGAGACGTCGAGCGAGACGCCGCCGCGTACTGCCAGCAGGTGGCCTTCGAGCGAGGAGCCGGCGCCGTAGGGGATCACCGGCACCTCGTATTGCGCGCACAGCGTGACCACGGTGCGGACCTCGTCGGCGTTCTCGGCGAATACCACCGCGTCGGGCAGTTCGGGATCGAAGGGGGATTCGTCGCGGCCGTGGTGGGCGCGCACCGCCTCGGAGGTCGAGACGCGTTCGCCGAAGGCGGCGGCGAGCGCCTCGCGCAGCGCATCGGGGAACGGGCGGCGCAGCGAGGCCGGCGGGGCGGGGTGGTTCACGCGTGTCTCCTGGGGCGGCTTGTCGATTCGTGGCGTGCGAGGCGAGCGGCGCGCGGCGTGTGACGGCCGGCTCCGGCGGCCGTGGCGCGTGCCGGCCTAGGTCCTGCCGCGGCGCAACCGGGCTGCCGGCGTCATCCGCCACGGGCAAGGGGCGCGATGCCCTGCGGCATGAGGCCGCCTCGACGACTGGCGAATCATTCTACGCGCAAAGCCCGGCGGCGCGCGGCCAGCCGCCCGCGCTGGGATAATCCCGGCATGGCGGCCGAGCTCGCCCGGCGGCGCGCCGGGCGCAGCCCGCGCCGTCG contains:
- a CDS encoding FAD-binding oxidoreductase — encoded protein: MNHPAPPASLRRPFPDALREALAAAFGERVSTSEAVRAHHGRDESPFDPELPDAVVFAENADEVRTVVTLCAQYEVPVIPYGAGSSLEGHLLAVRGGVSLDVSRMNRVLSIDADDLTVTVEPGITRKALNESLRDTGLFFPIDPGADASIGGMTATRASGTNAVRYGTMRENVLGLTAVLADGRQIRTGSRARKSSAGYDLTRLLVGSEGTLGVITSITLRLHPLPEAVSAAICTFPSMGDAVRSVIETIQTGVPIARVEFIDALGIRAINRHSNFTLNEAPTLFFEFHGTEAGVREQAERVQELAAANGGRDFEWATRPEDRTRLWSARHNAFFGMLQLKPGCRAVTTDVCVPISQLAACVEETEIDLRASTLPCPIVGHVGDGNFHVAILLDPDKPEELEEAEQINQRIVERALRMGGTCTGEHGVGLHKMRFLAAEHGEEAIDAMRAIKLALDPRNLMNPGKIFSLDRA